TGCCCAACCGATCGCCCCTGAACCACCGAATGAGCCATGAGGCCATGGCTCGCTACCTTGGCTCGGTAATTCCTAAAGGGGAAATTCGGTTCGTCCGGTTGGATCGGTTCGGTGGGAGACCGGTTTCTCGGTAGCGCGGGTTGGCCCAACCCGCACCCAAGCTCGTGCTCAATCGATCACCCCTGAACCATCGGATGAGCCATGAGGCCATGGCTCGCTACCTTGGAATGGTCAGTCGCTCACGTTCGCCCCAAAAAAAGGCGGATCGACTTTCGCCGATCCGCCTGAAATGGAAAAAATCCTCGCGGGCTTATTTCACCGGCACGGAGGGCAGGTCCCAGATCTCGTCCGCGTATTCGCGGATGGTGCGGTCTGAGGAGAACTTGCCGACGCGGGCGGTGTTGAGAATGGCCATCTTGGCCCAGCGTTCGCGGTCGCGGAAGGCGGCGTCGACCTTTTCCTGAGCCTCGATGTAGGCGGCGTAGTCGGCGCAGACGAGGAACGGATCGCCGTTCTTGAGAATGCTATCGACCAGCGGCTGGAAGGCACCGGATTCCCCGGGAGTGAAGGCGTCGGACTGGAGCCAGTCGAGGACGGCTTTCAGCTCGGCGTTCGAGTTGTAGTAGTCCCAAGGGTTGTAGCCGGAAGCGCGGAGGGATTCGACGTCTTCGACTTCGAGACCGAAGATGAAGATGTTGTCGTCGCCGACTTCCTCACCGATTTCCACGTTGGCTCCGTCGAGAGTTCCGATGGTCAAAGCGCCGTTGAGGGCGAATTTCATGTTGCCGGTTCCGGAAGCTTCCTTCCCCGCAGTCGAAATCTGCTCGGAGAGGTCGGCAGCCGGGATGATCTTCTCGGCGAGCGTCACTCCGTAGTTCGGCAGGAAGGCGACCTTGATGCGGTCCTTCACGCGTGGGTCATTGTTGATCTTCTCGCCCACTTTGTTGATGGCGCGGATGATGTTCTTCGCCAGGTAATAACCGGGAGCGGCTTTTGCGGCGAAGACGAAGACGCGCGGTACCATATCGTAGTCCGGGTTGTGGAGGATCCGGTGATAGAGGGTCAGGATGTGCAGCAGGTTGAGATGCTGGCGCTTGTACTCGTGCAGTCGCTTGACCTGTGTGTCGAACAGGGCGGACGGGTTCACCGTGATGCCCATGTTCTTTTCGATAAAGGCGGCGAGTTGCTCCTTCTTGGTGTGCTTGACGGCCAGGTATTCCTTTTGGAAGTCCGGGTCTTCGGCAAATGCTTCGAGCCCTTTGAGTTCGTCGAGGTGCTTCGGCCAGTCTTCTCCGACCTTGCCGGTGACCAGCTTGGCGAGCTCCGGGTTGCAGGCGAGGAGCCAGCGACGGGGGGTGATCCCGTTCGTCTTGTTCTGGAACTTGCCCGGATAAAGGTTGTCGAAGCTGTTGAAGAGATAGTCGCGCAAGAGCTGCGTGTGCAGAGCGGCGACACCGTTGACGGCATGACTGGCGACCACGGAGAGATAGGCCATGCGGATCATCTTCGGTTCACCCTCTTCGATGATCGAAAGTTCGCTCTTCTTGCCGCTGTCACCGGGCCACATGGCTTCCACTTCTTCTTCGAGGAATCGGCGATTGATTTCGTAGATGATCTGGAGGTGGCGGGGGAGGACCCGTTCAAAGAGCGGCACGCTCCACTTCTCCAATGCTTCCGGAAGAAGGGTGTGGTTGGTGTAGGCGAAGGTCTTGCGGGTGATGCCCCACGCTTCGTCCCACGGCATTCCCTGCTCGTCGACGAGGATCCGCATCAGCTCGGCGGTGGCGACAGCCGGGTGGGTGTCGTTCAGCTGAATCGCGACCTTGCTCGGGAACTCGCTCCAGTCGCTTTCCTTCTTGAGGAAGCGACGCATAATGTCCTGAAGGGAGCAGCAGACGAAGAAGTATTGCTGAACGAGACGCAGCTCTTTGCCGCTTTCCGTGGCATCGTTCGGGTAGAGAACCTTGGAGACGGTTTCGCCGACGGCCTTGTCGTGAACGGCTTCGACATAGCCCCCTTCGTTGAAGACCTGGAAGTCGAACTCTTCTGAGGCCTTGGATTCCCAGAGGCGGAGAAAGTTGACCGTCTTGGTGCCATATCCGCATATCGGGATGTCGAAGGGGACCCCGTTAATGCTGCGGGTGTCGACCCAAACCGGTTTGAAATCGCCCTTTTCGTCCACTCGGTTTTCGACGCGGCCGTAGAGATTGACGGTCTGCATGTACTCGGGACGCATGATTTCCCAAGGGTTGCCGAACTTCTCCCAGTTGTCGGGACGCTCGACTTGGTAACCATTCTCGAATTCCTGCTTAAAGAGTCCGAATTCGTAGTGGATGCCGTAGCCGATGGCCGGTAGGTCCAGAGTCGCGAGGGAATCGAGGAAGCAGGCGGCGAGACGACCGAGACCTCCGTTGCCGAGACCCATGTCATTTTCTTCGGCAGCGAGCTCATCGATGTCGAGCCCGAGCTCTCCCAACGCTTCGGAGACTTGGTCGAAGACGCCGGCGTTGAAAATGTTGTTACGGAAGAGGCGTCCCATGAGGTACTCGAGGCTGAGATAATAGACCCGGCGGACGTTCTCCTCATTGTGTACGCCCATCGTGTCGATGTAGCGGCTGAGGATGCGGTCTTGAACGGCTTTCGAGGTGGCAATCCACCAGTCCCGCTTCGTGGCGGTGTTGGTATCCCGCGCGAGAGTCTTCTCAAGATGGGAAAGAATGGATTCCTTGATTTCAGCCGTGGAAATGGGCGCCTTGCCGGGTGTCGTGGCAGTCTTGGGAGCCGGTTTTTGGGAGGCTGTCTTACGGGTGGTTTTCTTAGTTGGCATGAGTGGCAGGTGTTCTGTGAATAGAAATGAAAATTGGTCTGACCTATCCGTTAGCGAGAATCGTTCCCAAGCGCAAACAAATCAAAATTATCCTCTGTGACGATCTCTGAACACAGGGGGACGATCGGGGAGAAGATTTTGAACGGAGGGACCTCCGCGGCTGGGGGTTCTGAAGTCCATTCCTCATCGCAAATCCTTGCGAAAAGACCGTCTGCTCTCCCAAATTTCACGAGAAGAGACGTGGCGGTGCGAGGAGAACGCTTTCTATCCCCGGAGCGGAATCGCTTTAGCAATTCCTCCAAAAGGAGGATAGGAAAAGCTCGAAAAAGAAAGCGCAGATTCCACGAGCGGGACCTTTTTCTCAGTGGGGCATGGCTTCAGCCTTGCCCGCGTGGGCCCCACAACTCTCATCGGCGGTTCCTCGGCCGAAATCCAGCAACTCGGATCCTTTCTCGTCTGTCTCGGTGGGCGCTAAAGCGACCCACCCACAGTGGGGCATGGCTTCAGCCTTGCCCGCGTAGGCCCCACAACTCTCATCGGCGGTTTCTCGGCCGAAATCCAGCAACTCGGATCCTTTCTCGTCTGTCTCGGTGGGCGCTAAAGCGACCCACCCACAGTGGGGCATGGCTTCAGCCTTGCCCGCGTAGGCCTCACAACTCTCATCGGCGGTTCTTCGGGCGAAATCCAGCAACTCGGGTCCTTTTTCGTCTGTCTCGGTGGGCGCTAAAGCAACCCGCCCACAGTGGGGCATGGCTTCAGCCTTGCCCGCGTAGGCCCCACAACTCTGATCGGCGGTTCTTCGGGCGATATCCAGCAACTCGGATCCTTTCCCGTCTGTCTCGGTGGGCGCTAAAGCAACCCACCCACAGTGGGGCATGGCTTTAGCCTTGCCCGCGTAGGCCTCACAACTCTCATCGGCGGTTTCTCGGCCGAAATCCAGCAACTCGGGTCCTTTTTCGTCTGTCTCGGTGGGCGCTCAAGCGACCCACCCACAGTGGGGCATGGCTTCAGCCTTGCCCGCGTAGGCCTCACAACTCTCATCGGCGGTTTCTCGGGCGAAATCCAGCAACTCGGATCCTTTCTCGTCTGTCTCGGTGGGCGCTCAAGCGACCCAACCACAGTGGGGCATGGCTTCAGCCTTGCCCGCGTAGGCCTCACAACTCTCATCGGCGGTTCCTCGGGCGAAATCCAGCAACTCGGATCCTTTCTCGTCTGTCTCGGTGGGCGCTAAAGCGACCCACCCACAGTGGGGCATGGCTTCAGCCTGAATAGCGCTAGTTTAAGAGGTGTATGGAATGGGAACCACCCCCGACATCGTCGGGGGCCCCCCTCCTACTCGTAGGAGGCGAGTCAGAAAATTACAGAAAGACTCCTCCCCTGTGGCAGGGGAGGGGGACCGTCGCCAGACGGTGGAGGGGTTCCTCTTCAAAAGTTGCCAATATCAAAATTTCCCCGCTAAAACCCTTAAACTAGTGCCATTCCGGCTTCAGCCTCGCCCGCGCACAACGCCGATGAATTCCCCAGATCGGAGTCAATCCAGACCCCAGTCTGAAACCGTACGATCATCACCCTCGTCCTCCCTCTAAGCGGAGCAGCCCCCAGGCATTTCCTCCCTCTGGAGTAGAAACCCAGTTCGCGGAGTCTGCCGAAGCCTCGGGCGCTGCTTCTACTGCTGCTGCTGCTGCAGGGCTTGACCGATAGCCTGATAGGCGCGGATCCAATTCTCGGTGCCGCGGAGGCTTGTGGCGCGATTTAGAGATTGGTAGGCGGCGGCTGGATTGCCGGCCCGCAGTTGGGCGAGGGCGAGGTTGTACCAGGCCCGATCGAATCCGGGATCGAGGCGGGTGGAGATTTTCAGCAATTGTAGGGCCTCCTTGGCGCGGCCCTGCTCGGCACGAATGAGGGCGAGGGAATACGGATAGATGGCCTCATTGGGGGCGAGGGAGTATGCCTCTTCCAGTCGGCGTGCGGCGGCATCGGAGTTGCCGAGGCGGCTGTATAAAATGGCGGCCTCACGCAGCAGTTCTGGATTGGGGGATTCGAGATAGATCGCGCGTTGCAGCCATTTCTCTGCTGCTTCGGCGTCCTCAGCCTGAATGGCCCGGTCCGCGAGGATGAAAGCCATTTGGGGACGGTCGGAATTGAAGAGAAGGTATTCTTCCCACTCCTCTTCGGTCGCGGGGCGAGTAATCGGTTCGCGTCGATTGTTCAGGGTCCGGGCCGCGGCGAGTCGGACGTTGCGATTTGGGTCAGCGAGGAGGTCGTCGAATTCGGGAGCGAGGGTCTCGGCACGTCCGACAGCGAGGGCGGCTTGGGAACGAACGAGCGAACTGGGATCATCAAAGCTCTGGTTGAGAAATTCCTGTACGTCGGGGTTCCCCGCGTAGGGAGTGAGGAGGCCGGTGTAGGTGGCACGCCAAGCGGGAATGGGTTCGGCTTTCGCCAATTCCATCAGTCTCGGGGCGATGCTGGGGTCGCCCTCCCACGCGGCTTGGATCGCTTGAGCCCGGTCCCGTTGGCGGGTGAGAACCTTCTTTTCCGGATACCACTCGGCTACCTTTTCCTCCGCCCACTCGATGCTCTCGTCCGTGTGGCAAGTGCTGCAGGCGTTCGGGATGCCTTGTGTGCGGGTGAGGAAGGGATCGGGTGAATGAAAACCGTGATCGACCCGTGGATCCCGCTGCATGTAGGTGGTCTTCGGCA
The Puniceicoccus vermicola DNA segment above includes these coding regions:
- a CDS encoding glycogen/starch/alpha-glucan phosphorylase, with protein sequence MPTKKTTRKTASQKPAPKTATTPGKAPISTAEIKESILSHLEKTLARDTNTATKRDWWIATSKAVQDRILSRYIDTMGVHNEENVRRVYYLSLEYLMGRLFRNNIFNAGVFDQVSEALGELGLDIDELAAEENDMGLGNGGLGRLAACFLDSLATLDLPAIGYGIHYEFGLFKQEFENGYQVERPDNWEKFGNPWEIMRPEYMQTVNLYGRVENRVDEKGDFKPVWVDTRSINGVPFDIPICGYGTKTVNFLRLWESKASEEFDFQVFNEGGYVEAVHDKAVGETVSKVLYPNDATESGKELRLVQQYFFVCCSLQDIMRRFLKKESDWSEFPSKVAIQLNDTHPAVATAELMRILVDEQGMPWDEAWGITRKTFAYTNHTLLPEALEKWSVPLFERVLPRHLQIIYEINRRFLEEEVEAMWPGDSGKKSELSIIEEGEPKMIRMAYLSVVASHAVNGVAALHTQLLRDYLFNSFDNLYPGKFQNKTNGITPRRWLLACNPELAKLVTGKVGEDWPKHLDELKGLEAFAEDPDFQKEYLAVKHTKKEQLAAFIEKNMGITVNPSALFDTQVKRLHEYKRQHLNLLHILTLYHRILHNPDYDMVPRVFVFAAKAAPGYYLAKNIIRAINKVGEKINNDPRVKDRIKVAFLPNYGVTLAEKIIPAADLSEQISTAGKEASGTGNMKFALNGALTIGTLDGANVEIGEEVGDDNIFIFGLEVEDVESLRASGYNPWDYYNSNAELKAVLDWLQSDAFTPGESGAFQPLVDSILKNGDPFLVCADYAAYIEAQEKVDAAFRDRERWAKMAILNTARVGKFSSDRTIREYADEIWDLPSVPVK